One genomic segment of Linepithema humile isolate Giens D197 chromosome 5, Lhum_UNIL_v1.0, whole genome shotgun sequence includes these proteins:
- the LOC105675580 gene encoding uncharacterized protein isoform X1, translated as MCLFIRFLDILQTCPKVTKVYDMENFDAVAGQEDDGMDAEYTIYVNNVPPELNEVAIRDIFGQYGKIIHMYYPRNATNAKWTYITYETYREAELAIRELNDRKPLCLKVTLARRSLAKVAPANEKSQNSCVSQSLEERMLATDVAPPFAHTDVKYRQSVGRGQSMNMARKFSTMSQMISHADSESLPSSQASNIYEPEDRFENTNRFWTRGVVTVTSDGKRHVALGRGYTLYEFPEENPKVDDYIGKVYEKRLKGSYEYGEDKFKDRLQKCYTCSIKTTKHCEKCLTYYCSRPCQVKDWPRHQMECERIPALVEETVQNMSTLQVSKEEDQEKEASKPKQAINKTIVSNDVKLRRPNIPQNSINGQSNGVTISKTERVNQLVSNAVTRDFSQQSEKPKYNSTAGNTDQSKGDEEYSINSSKVDSIRPNYNRNQNDVTNTTNNNKDIVDNNDNIKDRSYNTDKNQSFQRHEFQNSRKSPPYKGGQNAIRTYSETSSSTTSNIDDDLAFNKDTYLSNKEFTEVEVVVPLDNNEYWITKLKDIETRTTLMIQLQNVAAKSRNVKPIIGNIYGVLYEKIWHRAMIISLNPVMVHFIDYGNDEILQKDADIRDIEDMPKVPKFAKKIQLTPATAEKYKDLRYGNRLSVRMLSRNTDGTIIVEVQKPLEDLSVCTKESAPQSDVNNGAIEKTVPQEKFKMPSIINIKASKIQIPNVFDAFANLLTQKAVTELKIEGAIEIVESTETNVYSATLCPSVYSEDVVMVLTDLQQECENMKKSMNCRAQTEDLVCGKGVDAWYRGYVLTSSDLRIITVDEAKILPVNEILPCPEKFLNICAFGVVCRMNRPTIKLDEQIYTFTTLMNQENCKQGSLKIDITINDEIATAVIKPWESLITKSTPALAELKSGSKICLTSYRNQYVMFARSLNESEVEYYNDTMQRIAQCARSAPNLSEPPTTGKIVIAPFYDENNYRAMVMEVKDDKAKIAYIDFGNIDYVNIKELKVLPEDLARQRSCSAKIVLKDVPRDAPMTKETDQYLRNLTGKEIPLTCVYEGTPSTDGVHLTMPTGESVNDELNKLLIPNWKQQKDDNDERYMLNDIKVASLGNIGDTVDAFVIHIQEIGKQYMLSPLDTEMWQHIDEVMSPMIKEFCEKTEYYIPRMQELCLALYKGGWFRAVCFDPKDTDTTSQIYFLDYGNIDSVKHQNIRRMPKDFITPMAMANLCTVINLAPLDNTGNYSPTVEQKIKELVPSESLVKIKIVNCIDDGDYKVEFPDIHAKLVQGNFIK; from the exons atgtGTTTATTCATACGTTTTTTG GATATTTTACAAACGTGTCCCAAAGTAACCAAGGTATACGATATGGAAAACTTTGATGCAGTTGCTGGTCAGGAAGATGATGG GATGGATGCAGAATACACAATTTATGTGAATAATGTGCCACCAGAATTAAATGAG GTTGCAATTAGAGACATTTTTGGTCAATAtggtaaaattattcacatgTATTATCCTCGTAATGCTACTAATGCTAAATGGACTTACATTACGTATGAAACATATCGTGAGGCAGAACTTGCTATAAGAGAACTTAATGATAGAAAACCATTATGTCTGAAAGTTACACTTGCAAGAAGGTCGCTTGCAAAAGTCGCACCTGCAAATGAAAAATCACAGAATTCATGTGTATCACAAAGTTTGGAAGAAAGAATGTTAGCAACAGATGTTGCACCACCATTTGCTCATACTGATGTAAAATA TCGGCAGAGTGTTGGTCGTGGTCAATCAATGAATATGGCTCGTAAATTTTCTACGATGTCACAAATGATATCGCATGCAGATAGTGAATCATTACCATCTTCGCAGGCatctaatatttatgaacCTGAGGATCGTTTTGAGAATACAAATAGATTTTGGACAAg aggTGTGGTAACCGTTACATCAGACGGAAAGAGACATGTTGCACTTGGACGCGGTTATACACTATATGAATTTCCAGAAGAGAATCCTAAGGTTGACGACTACATTGGAAAAGTATATGAGAAAcgattaaaa gGATCATATGAATATGGAGAGGACAAGTTTAAGGATAGACTGCAAAAATGTTACACTTGTTCCATCAAAACAACAAAACATTGTGAAAAATGCTTAACATATTATTGTAGCAGACCATGTCAAGTAAAAGATTGGCCACGACACCAGATGGAATGTGAACGAATACC agCGTTAGTAGAAGAAACAGTTCAGAATATGTCAACTTTGCAAGTTAGTAAAGAAGAAGACCAAGAAAAAGAGGCATCAAAGCCAAAGCaagcaattaataaaacaattgtatCTAATGATGTAAAACTACGGCGGCCCAATATACCACAAAATTCAATCAATGGTCAAAGTAATGGTGTTACCATATCAAAAACTGAAAGAGTGAACCAATTAGTAAGCAATGCTGTGACCAGAGATTTTTCTCAGCAGAGTGAAAAGCCTAAATATAACAGTACTGCTGGAAATACTGATCAGTCGAAAGGAGATGAAGAATATTCAATCAATTCAAGCAAAGTTGACTCGATTCGGCCAAATTATAATCGTAATCAAAATGATGTTACAAATACGACTAATAACAACAAAGACATAgttgataataatgataatataaaagatagaaGTTATAATACTGATAAAAATCAGTCTTTTCAAAGACATGAATTTCAGAATAGTAGAAAGTCCCCTCCATACAAAGGTGGACAAAATGCCATACGAACATACAGTGAAACTTCTTCTTCTACCACCAGTAATATAGACGACGATCTAGCATTCAATAAAGATACATATTTATCGAACAAAGAGTTTACTGAGGTTGAAGTTGTAGTGCCATTGGACAACAATGAATATTGGATAACTAAATTGAAAGATATAGAAACGCGTACGACACTAATGATACAGTTGCAAAATGTCGCAGCAAAATCGCGTAACGTGAAGCCAATTATCGGCAATATTTATGgcgttttatatgaaaaaatctgGCATAGAGCTATGATAATATCTTTGAATCCTGTAATGGTTCATTTCATTGATTATGGCAATGATGAAATACTGCAAAAAGACGCTGATATCAGAGACATAGAAGATATGCCCAAAGTTCCTAAGTTCGCTAAAAAAATTCAGTTAACTCCAGCCACAGCTGAAAAGTACAAGGATCTACGGTATGGTAATCGACTATCTGTTCGAATGTTGTCCAGAAATACTGATGGAACAATAATAGTGGAAGTGCAAAAGCCACTGGAAGATTTATCTGTGTGTACAAAAGAAAGTGCTCCACAGTCAGATGTGAATAATGGAGCGATAGAGAAGACTGTGCCGcaagaaaagtttaaaatgccatcaattattaatataaaagcttCCAAGATTCAAATACCTAACGTTTTCGATGCTTTTGCTAATTTGTTGACTCAAAAAGCGGTTactgaattaaaaattgaggGCGCCATAGAAATTGTTGAATCCACAGAAACGAATGTTTATAGCGCAACTTTGTGTCCAAGTGTCTATTCCGAAGACGTTGTGATGGTTTTAACGGATTTGCAACAAGAATGCGAGAACATGAAAAAATCTATGAACTGCAg aGCACAAACAGAAGATTTGGTTTGCGGTAAAGGCGTAGATGCCTGGTATAGAGGATATGTTTTAACATCATCCGACTTGCGTATTATTACAGTGGATGAAGCTAAAATTCTGCCGGTAAATGAAATTTTGCCATGTCCTgagaagtttttaaatatttgtgcaTTTGGAGTGGTATGCAGAATGAATCGTCCTACTATCAAATTGGAT gaACAAATATATACGTTCACAACATTAATGAATCAAGAGAACTGCAAGCAAGGAAGtcttaaaatagatataactATAAATGATGAAATCGCGACAGCTGTGATAAAGCCATGGGAATCTTTAATAACAAAGTCGACTCCTGCACTTGCGGAATTAAAAAGTGGATCAAAG ATATGTCTTACCAGTTACCGAAATCAATATGTTATGTTTGCACGTTCTCTAAATGAGTCTGAAgtagaatattataatgataCTATGCAACGTATTGCACAATGCGCTCGATCAG CACCGAATCTGTCTGAACCTCCGACTACAGGAAAAATAGTCATTGCACCATTttatgatgaaaataattatcgcgCAATGGTCATGGAAGTAAAGGATGACAAAGCTAAGATAGCATACATTGATTTCGGAAATATagattatgttaatataaaagaacttAAAGTATTACCAGAGGATTTGGCACGG caaCGGAGTTGTTCGGCGAAAATAGTTTTGAAAGATGTTCCGCGCGACGCACCTATGACCAAAGAAACTGACCAGTATCTTCGCAATCTAACGGGCAAAGAAATACCTTTGACATGTGTATATGAAGGTACACCATCCACGGATGGAGTGCACTTGACGATGCCTACTGGTGAAAGTGTTAACGATGagctaaataaattattgataccAAATTGGAAACAACAGAAGGATGATAATG atgagCGCTATATGctaaatgatataaaagttGCCAGTTTAGGAAATATAGGTGACACAGtagatgcatttgtaatacatataCAAGAAATTGGAAAGCAGTACATGTTAAGTCCACTCGATACCGAAATGTGGCAACATATTGACGAAGTGATGTCCCCAATG ATAAAGGAATTCTGTGAGAAaacagaatattatataccaAGAATGCAGGAATTATGCTTAGCGTTATACAAAGGAGGATGGTTTCGTGCAGTATGCTTTGATCCGAAAGACACGGACACAACATCCCAAATTTATTTCCTTGATTACGGAAACATTGATTCGGTGAAACACCAAAACATAAGACGAATGCCTAAAGATTTTATCACACCTATGGCGATGGCAAACTTGTGTACAGTTATCA ATTTAGCGCCTCTCGATAATACTGGAAATTATTCGCCTACTGTAgaacagaaaataaaagagttaGTGCCTAGTGAATCGTTAGTAAAAATCAAGATCGTAAATTGCATTGACGATGGCGATTATAAAGTTGAATTTCCGGATATTCATGCAAAACTGGTACAAggaaatttcataaaataa
- the LOC105675580 gene encoding uncharacterized protein isoform X4 yields MCLFIRFLDILQTCPKVTKVYDMENFDAVAGQEDDGMDAEYTIYVNNVPPELNEVAIRDIFGQYGKIIHMYYPRNATNAKWTYITYETYREAELAIRELNDRKPLCLKVTLARRSLAKVAPANEKSQNSCVSQSLEERMLATDVAPPFAHTDVKYRQSVGRGQSMNMARKFSTMSQMISHADSESLPSSQASNIYEPEDRFENTNRFWTRGVVTVTSDGKRHVALGRGYTLYEFPEENPKVDDYIGKVYEKRLKGSYEYGEDKFKDRLQKCYTCSIKTTKHCEKCLTYYCSRPCQVKDWPRHQMECERIPALVEETVQNMSTLQVSKEEDQEKEASKPKQAINKTIVSNDVKLRRPNIPQNSINGQSNGVTISKTERVNQLVSNAVTRDFSQQSEKPKYNSTAGNTDQSKGDEEYSINSSKVDSIRPNYNRNQNDVTNTTNNNKDIVDNNDNIKDRSYNTDKNQSFQRHEFQNSRKSPPYKGGQNAIRTYSETSSSTTSNIDDDLAFNKDTYLSNKEFTEVEVVVPLDNNEYWITKLKDIETRTTLMIQLQNVAAKSRNVKPIIGNIYGVLYEKIWHRAMIISLNPVMVHFIDYGNDEILQKDADIRDIEDMPKVPKFAKKIQLTPATAEKYKDLRYGNRLSVRMLSRNTDGTIIVEVQKPLEDLSVCTKESAPQSDVNNGAIEKTVPQEKFKMPSIINIKASKIQIPNVFDAFANLLTQKAVTELKIEGAIEIVESTETNVYSATLCPSVYSEDVVMVLTDLQQECENMKKSMNCRAQTEDLVCGKGVDAWYRGYVLTSSDLRIITVDEAKILPVNEILPCPEKFLNICAFGVVCRMNRPTIKLDEQIYTFTTLMNQENCKQGSLKIDITINDEIATAVIKPWESLITKSTPALAELKSGSKQRSCSAKIVLKDVPRDAPMTKETDQYLRNLTGKEIPLTCVYEGTPSTDGVHLTMPTGESVNDELNKLLIPNWKQQKDDNDERYMLNDIKVASLGNIGDTVDAFVIHIQEIGKQYMLSPLDTEMWQHIDEVMSPMIKEFCEKTEYYIPRMQELCLALYKGGWFRAVCFDPKDTDTTSQIYFLDYGNIDSVKHQNIRRMPKDFITPMAMANLCTVINLAPLDNTGNYSPTVEQKIKELVPSESLVKIKIVNCIDDGDYKVEFPDIHAKLVQGNFIK; encoded by the exons atgtGTTTATTCATACGTTTTTTG GATATTTTACAAACGTGTCCCAAAGTAACCAAGGTATACGATATGGAAAACTTTGATGCAGTTGCTGGTCAGGAAGATGATGG GATGGATGCAGAATACACAATTTATGTGAATAATGTGCCACCAGAATTAAATGAG GTTGCAATTAGAGACATTTTTGGTCAATAtggtaaaattattcacatgTATTATCCTCGTAATGCTACTAATGCTAAATGGACTTACATTACGTATGAAACATATCGTGAGGCAGAACTTGCTATAAGAGAACTTAATGATAGAAAACCATTATGTCTGAAAGTTACACTTGCAAGAAGGTCGCTTGCAAAAGTCGCACCTGCAAATGAAAAATCACAGAATTCATGTGTATCACAAAGTTTGGAAGAAAGAATGTTAGCAACAGATGTTGCACCACCATTTGCTCATACTGATGTAAAATA TCGGCAGAGTGTTGGTCGTGGTCAATCAATGAATATGGCTCGTAAATTTTCTACGATGTCACAAATGATATCGCATGCAGATAGTGAATCATTACCATCTTCGCAGGCatctaatatttatgaacCTGAGGATCGTTTTGAGAATACAAATAGATTTTGGACAAg aggTGTGGTAACCGTTACATCAGACGGAAAGAGACATGTTGCACTTGGACGCGGTTATACACTATATGAATTTCCAGAAGAGAATCCTAAGGTTGACGACTACATTGGAAAAGTATATGAGAAAcgattaaaa gGATCATATGAATATGGAGAGGACAAGTTTAAGGATAGACTGCAAAAATGTTACACTTGTTCCATCAAAACAACAAAACATTGTGAAAAATGCTTAACATATTATTGTAGCAGACCATGTCAAGTAAAAGATTGGCCACGACACCAGATGGAATGTGAACGAATACC agCGTTAGTAGAAGAAACAGTTCAGAATATGTCAACTTTGCAAGTTAGTAAAGAAGAAGACCAAGAAAAAGAGGCATCAAAGCCAAAGCaagcaattaataaaacaattgtatCTAATGATGTAAAACTACGGCGGCCCAATATACCACAAAATTCAATCAATGGTCAAAGTAATGGTGTTACCATATCAAAAACTGAAAGAGTGAACCAATTAGTAAGCAATGCTGTGACCAGAGATTTTTCTCAGCAGAGTGAAAAGCCTAAATATAACAGTACTGCTGGAAATACTGATCAGTCGAAAGGAGATGAAGAATATTCAATCAATTCAAGCAAAGTTGACTCGATTCGGCCAAATTATAATCGTAATCAAAATGATGTTACAAATACGACTAATAACAACAAAGACATAgttgataataatgataatataaaagatagaaGTTATAATACTGATAAAAATCAGTCTTTTCAAAGACATGAATTTCAGAATAGTAGAAAGTCCCCTCCATACAAAGGTGGACAAAATGCCATACGAACATACAGTGAAACTTCTTCTTCTACCACCAGTAATATAGACGACGATCTAGCATTCAATAAAGATACATATTTATCGAACAAAGAGTTTACTGAGGTTGAAGTTGTAGTGCCATTGGACAACAATGAATATTGGATAACTAAATTGAAAGATATAGAAACGCGTACGACACTAATGATACAGTTGCAAAATGTCGCAGCAAAATCGCGTAACGTGAAGCCAATTATCGGCAATATTTATGgcgttttatatgaaaaaatctgGCATAGAGCTATGATAATATCTTTGAATCCTGTAATGGTTCATTTCATTGATTATGGCAATGATGAAATACTGCAAAAAGACGCTGATATCAGAGACATAGAAGATATGCCCAAAGTTCCTAAGTTCGCTAAAAAAATTCAGTTAACTCCAGCCACAGCTGAAAAGTACAAGGATCTACGGTATGGTAATCGACTATCTGTTCGAATGTTGTCCAGAAATACTGATGGAACAATAATAGTGGAAGTGCAAAAGCCACTGGAAGATTTATCTGTGTGTACAAAAGAAAGTGCTCCACAGTCAGATGTGAATAATGGAGCGATAGAGAAGACTGTGCCGcaagaaaagtttaaaatgccatcaattattaatataaaagcttCCAAGATTCAAATACCTAACGTTTTCGATGCTTTTGCTAATTTGTTGACTCAAAAAGCGGTTactgaattaaaaattgaggGCGCCATAGAAATTGTTGAATCCACAGAAACGAATGTTTATAGCGCAACTTTGTGTCCAAGTGTCTATTCCGAAGACGTTGTGATGGTTTTAACGGATTTGCAACAAGAATGCGAGAACATGAAAAAATCTATGAACTGCAg aGCACAAACAGAAGATTTGGTTTGCGGTAAAGGCGTAGATGCCTGGTATAGAGGATATGTTTTAACATCATCCGACTTGCGTATTATTACAGTGGATGAAGCTAAAATTCTGCCGGTAAATGAAATTTTGCCATGTCCTgagaagtttttaaatatttgtgcaTTTGGAGTGGTATGCAGAATGAATCGTCCTACTATCAAATTGGAT gaACAAATATATACGTTCACAACATTAATGAATCAAGAGAACTGCAAGCAAGGAAGtcttaaaatagatataactATAAATGATGAAATCGCGACAGCTGTGATAAAGCCATGGGAATCTTTAATAACAAAGTCGACTCCTGCACTTGCGGAATTAAAAAGTGGATCAAAG caaCGGAGTTGTTCGGCGAAAATAGTTTTGAAAGATGTTCCGCGCGACGCACCTATGACCAAAGAAACTGACCAGTATCTTCGCAATCTAACGGGCAAAGAAATACCTTTGACATGTGTATATGAAGGTACACCATCCACGGATGGAGTGCACTTGACGATGCCTACTGGTGAAAGTGTTAACGATGagctaaataaattattgataccAAATTGGAAACAACAGAAGGATGATAATG atgagCGCTATATGctaaatgatataaaagttGCCAGTTTAGGAAATATAGGTGACACAGtagatgcatttgtaatacatataCAAGAAATTGGAAAGCAGTACATGTTAAGTCCACTCGATACCGAAATGTGGCAACATATTGACGAAGTGATGTCCCCAATG ATAAAGGAATTCTGTGAGAAaacagaatattatataccaAGAATGCAGGAATTATGCTTAGCGTTATACAAAGGAGGATGGTTTCGTGCAGTATGCTTTGATCCGAAAGACACGGACACAACATCCCAAATTTATTTCCTTGATTACGGAAACATTGATTCGGTGAAACACCAAAACATAAGACGAATGCCTAAAGATTTTATCACACCTATGGCGATGGCAAACTTGTGTACAGTTATCA ATTTAGCGCCTCTCGATAATACTGGAAATTATTCGCCTACTGTAgaacagaaaataaaagagttaGTGCCTAGTGAATCGTTAGTAAAAATCAAGATCGTAAATTGCATTGACGATGGCGATTATAAAGTTGAATTTCCGGATATTCATGCAAAACTGGTACAAggaaatttcataaaataa